The Jaculus jaculus isolate mJacJac1 chromosome 1, mJacJac1.mat.Y.cur, whole genome shotgun sequence nucleotide sequence CCCTTGTTGTGCGCCTTCACGTCTACCATGCCACCGTCCTGGCGCGGAGCGCTGCCCGCTCGGGCTGCCCAGGCCTCTGTGCGAATCGGTGGGCCGGGCCGCGGAGGCCAGATCTGTGCACGGGGCACCGACATTCCGCGGCAGATGGGGCCTCCAGGGCGGCGCTAGACCCTGGATAGCTCCAGGGGTCACCGACACACTAGACTTAGTTAGGAATTGGGGGACCTGCTGCCTTCTGAAGAGGGGGGAGGGGTGCTCTTGGATCTGAAGCGGCCAGCTCAGCCCCAGGGGAAGCTGGAGTGCGGCCTCACTAGCGAGCCAACTGCAGGACGCTGGGCAAGTGTGTTTCAGCCTTTCAGGTGGCAAGAGAGTCCAAGGTCCACACTTAACCTTCTGTCCGCCTGTCCTCTGCAGGGTTCTCCCTACGACCACACTCCCGGCATGGCTGGTTCCTTGGGGTACCACCCTTACGCAGCGCCCCTAGGCTCGTACCCTTATGGGGACCCCGCGTACCGGAAGAACGCCACCCGAGACGCCACAGCCACACTCAAGGCCTGGCTCAACGAGCACCGCAAGAACCCGTACCCCACCAAGGGCGAGAAGATTATGCTGGCCATCATCACCAAGATGACCCTCACCCAGGTGTCCACCTGGTTCGCCAACGCGCGCCGGCGGCTCAAGAAGGAGAACAAGATGACGTGGACGCCGCGGAACCGGAGCGAGgacgaggaggaagaggagaacatCGACCTGGAGAAGAACGACGAGGACGAGCcccagaagccagaggacaaggtCGACGCCGAGGGTCCTGAAGCAGGTTGGTGGACGTGGGAAAGGGTTTGTTGATcaggactcaaaaaaaaaaaaaaaaaaaaaaggcgaagGGGGCCTGGAGGGGGCGCGCACGGGTCCTGGAGGTGGGGGCAAGGGTCGCCCGCTGCCTTAGCGTGCTGGTGAGAACGTGGGCCCGACCTCCTGGCCTGGGCTGGCCGGGccgcctgacagtctgggtttcgTCCACAGGAGGAGCAGAGCCGAAGGCGGCCGCAGGCTGCGATCGGCTGCAGGGGCCTCCCAGCCCCGTCGGCAAGGAGACAGAAAGCAGCCTCAGCGACTCGGATTTTAAGGAGCCGCCTTCCGAGGGCCGCCACGACGCGCTGCCCCGGCCCCCGCGCGCCGGCGGGCCCTCCCCAGCTGGGTCCGCCGCAGCGCGGCTGGCGGAGGACGCGGCCGCTCATTACCCCGCGGGCGCGCCGGCGCCCGGCCCGCACCCATCCGCGGGTGAGCTGCCCCCTGGCCCCGGCGGGCCCTCAGTCATCCActcgccgccgccaccgccgcctccGGCCGTGCTAGCCAAACCCAAACTGTGGTCCCTGGCAGAGATCGCCACATCTTCGGACAAGGTCAAGGACGGGGGTGGTGGGAGCGAGGGCTCTCCATGCCCACCGTGTCCCGGGCCCGTAGGCGGGCAAGCCCTAGGAGGCAGTCGCGCCTCGCCAGCCCCGGCGCCGTCAGGCTCACCCTCTGCGCAGTGTCCCTTTCCCGGCGGGACAGTGCTGTCCCGGCCTCTCTACTACACCGCGCCCTTCTATCCCGGCTACACGAACTATGGCTCCTTTGGACACCTTCATGGCCACCCGGGGCCGGGGCCAGGCCCCACAACCGGTCCTGGCTCTCATTTCAATGGATTAAACCAGACGGTGTTGAATCGAGCGGACGCTTTGGCTAAAGACCCGAAAATATTGCGGAGCCAGTCTCAGCTAGACCTGTGCAAAGACTCTCCCTATGAATTGAAGAAAGGTATGTCCGACATTTAACGCGGGTGCGTCGCTCCCGGACTTTCCTAATTTATTAAAAACATGGCCTTGGCAGTTATTTTTCCATCACCAAGAgtgagacacacatacacagagaataAACAACCCCTTCTATTCAGAAGTTTATAGTTTATGGAGATGGATGGCATAAAAATGTAaacatctccacacacacacacacacacacacacacacagtatgtcTTAACCAaccgaaaaggaaaaaaaaaattaaaaagaggattTGTATTAAAGCTTATTCTGTATATTTAATGTAGcatttttgtatttaaattgATAATTCAATATCTTTGAAGTAAATTATGAAATCAAGACACCTGTACAggcatttaatgttttttttgtaatataaatatatacatttgtgtTTCCCCCTCAAACTGTTTCATAGTTTAAAAATacaagtttaatttaattttttacacctattgatttttttctgggTATGAGCTAAAATATTATTACAGAAAGgaaacaggttatactcttagatttaaaaagtaagagaaaCTGCAGCCGTCTTTGTAAAAtgcaaaatatttaattaaaagagATTTTAACATAATCAGAGCCACTCATTAATTTTTTGAAGCCTCAATAAACTGTCCATTGCCTTGGTCCAAAGGTGCGGCTGTAACTTTTTTCGAAGTGGGGTAATGAAAGGGGCTGCGTGCAGTTCCTGTGTGTGATTAGGTACAACAGCTCCTGGAAGTGACCCTGCTGGAGAAAGCAGATTTGATTCCTGACGCGGGCTACTTGGGGGAGATTGTACcctggaggagggagaagaggcccAAGTGTGTGCCCAGAAGGGAGAAAAGATGGCAAAGCAAGACAGAGACACGCACCACCCGAGCGCCATCGCTTAACCTAATTACTTCCAATCTGTGTCGTGTTTTATGCAAAGCAATCAGCTGTTGAACTTTGCTAATGAGTTCGATTTTATGCCGGATTTGGCCCTTATTACTATTTCAAAAAGGTGCTGCTGGCTAATGCGGGCGGGGAGTGTTAGGGGATGCCAAGTGGGAAGGCTTTCCCATCACTGTCGTCTCTACCCCTTCAAAATTGGGCATTGATCTCTTCTTCGGATTTGATTAAATCAATGAACGTTCCATCCGCGACCATGCTGTTGGCGGGCGGTTCGGTGGGTGCCAGCGCAGCCTCCCAGCAAGGGGCTGCAAAACCGGCCTCGCGACGGTTCCCCCCTTTCACAGGTAGGTGTCACACTTGCCCTGAATTTCGAGCCTGCACTTTACAGAGTTGGAGATGGGAGAGTGGGCGGAAGAGGGGTGGGGGTAGGAGAGAGCGCCACAGTCACTTGGGGCAGAGAGCTAAGACCCCATGGGATCTGGATATCCCCCCGCCCCTTTTTGGACAAGTGTCTTCAGAAGCTTGAGTCCATTTGCGGATAAGGAGGTCGTTATAGACTTGATGAGGCTTGTCTTCCACTTAGCACTTTCCCCAGCTCAGGTTCACGAGAACATGTAGCTGGCTACAGAAGTGTTTTGAAGGCTTTATTTTCGCTTTTAGTCGGGCATATTTCATCTCAAAATGCAGGATGCATCGCAGTACTAAATGAGCAAGAGAAATCACCCTGTTCCCTGGGCTGGCCAGCCCTGTTTCCCGAGGGCTGCAGCTCCATGTTGTTATGGAGTCCCTGTCCAGTTCACTTCGTGGGAAATTTTCGCAGACACGTTTGGGGCTGGGTAGAGAAGGGTGCCGTACAGCAAAAACACCCCGATGAGATGAATTAATTTGCTTTATTAAACCCCAGCCCGACTGTTGATGTGTTTCTACAGAACTCCGGCTTCATTAGGCTGAACCAAATTACACATATTTGCATTCTACTCGATTACTTTAACCTACTCGGTGTTTAAAGCGTACCCCAAAGTTACACCGGAGTTGTTGGTcttactttttagtttttgttttttaacctgcAAGGGGGTTCCTTTCTTTCACTCATTTGAATTTAAACAAGTTTGAAAGACGcattagccagacaacagtagtggaAATCAGAGTTTAGGGAGAAAATTCACGCAGGGCAAATGATTTTAAAGCTGGTGGCGTGAATGATTAAATATGTATGAGGCAGTCGTATTTTATTTTGTCCATTTaattataaatgattttttaaacaattgAATTCCAGAGATGACTTGCCCTgccgccgccccccccccttgAGCCGCCTCTacgccccctcccccagcctggctCACAGTCAGCTTCTCAAGGCTGAATACGCAACCCCAGGAGTCGTCTCTTGTGAAAAGTAGGGAGAATAAGCCAGCCCCCACCCCTTCTCTGAAGGGAAAGACTAAGTCGACGCGGAGGGGTTTTGGAAGCACTGGTTCTAAACCCtgcccaattttctttttaaatgaaaagtacAGGCGTTCTGGCGTTCCGGGGATATGCAAATGATGCGGCGCGGCCTCCCCGGTCGGCCCGCGAAGGCTGGGGCTCCCGCCGAATGCCCGCGGGGCTGCCGCCTGGGAACGGGAACCGCGCGCCGGGACTGCGAGGCCTTTTTTCCCCTCCGACGGGCGGCGGGAGGAGGGTCCCGGCGGGGCAGCGGTTGCGGCCCTGGATGGCTGTCCCTCGCCCGCATCTTTCCCCAGCTTGGCCTCTGGAGTGTACTGTGCCTGCGTTATTTGTCTCCTGCACCAGGCCCCAACAGAAGTCTGCGGTTTCCTTCTCTCCAGAACTCGGTTTCGGTGGCCAGTGGTTTTTCTGGTGTCTACAGACTTTGTCATTGTGGAGGTGGCCTGCCAGGCAGATCTGGGTTTGAGAAACAGTTTCTGCCTGGAATCCCAGAAGTAGTTGTGGGTCTAGGACTCCCATGTCCCTGGACCTCCATTTTGTCGCCTCTGCGGCCATCTGGGTAGCGGGCATCTTAGAGGCGGGGTGTGTTGGTGGGTGGGGGTACCTTGTGTAAGTGCCTGGGTCGGGGTTTGTCCGCAGAATTGCACCAGGGCGAGCTCAAGTTGCGTGCAAGAGACAGTAGTGCTTAAGACACCTAGGAGCTGAAGTTGCACGGGGCGGACCACCTGCGCCCCGCCCAGCCAGTCTCCCACACTGAGGGACACCTAGCTTGACACTAAGGGACTAAGTGGAGCAACAAGGGTCGTGGGAGAACCGCGTGGCGTCTCTGCAGGAGCGCTCCATGGATTTCTCGCTTACTCCTAGGTACCAGCCCACTGAGTTCAAGGGGTTGGGTAGTGCAAGAGAAGGAATAGCCCCTTGAACTCCCGAGGGTGCACACAAGGGCCTTGAGAGACTGGGAGTGAGTAAGCCTTTTCGGTCCTGCTCCCAGACTTCTGGTACCAGGcccaggagagaaaaaaaaaatggacccccTGCTCAGGTGTGGGTCCAGCTTGAGAGGCCTCTTACTGTGCAAACCCCCTTCGGGGGCCACTCGTTCATCTTGACGTGTGCAGCTCTTGGGGTTTGAGAGGAAAGGTCTTGGGCTTCACGCCAGGTCTCCCAGCTCACCTGGTCCCCAACAAGTAGTTGCCAACTCTTGGTAGAGGCAAGAAACTGCTCGCTTGCAAAGCTCCCAAAGTGAAAGGAGCCGCACTGCTCTCCCGAGCGAGTCCGGCTCAGATGCATTTCAGGAAGGGCGCCGCCTACTGGTCCCCAGAGCCAAGGGGTTCGCGGGGAGAGGGAACTGGGCCCAAGGCGGACCGGTCCCCAGCTCCAGCAAGGTCTTAGCTCCACTCTTAAGCTGGACAACCTCACCAGCCCAGTGTCCTGGACCCTGGACTCCGCCGGGGGCTTGGGGAAGCAGGGCCTTTGACTAACCCGGCTTTAACCCTACGGATTCCCCCCGACACAGCTTTCCTACAATTTCAAAAGCCAGGCAGCCCGCCACCTAGGAATGTTCGGGCGACTAAGTAGCCTGTGAGTAGAAGGCTGGTCCACTTCAGGTGCAGGCACTACGGCAGGGCCCTTCAGGTTCGCGTCCTGGACCCACACgggcttgtgtgtgtggcttagcATTTTGGGAATGGGACTCCCTGAGACTCCGCTTTTTGGCCTTTGGGTGGACATTATAAAAGAGGAGAGGCAAAGAACACAGAATTCCTCTCGCATTGCTTTCAACTCTCGACGTGGTCAAGTTTGCTGGGCACTCATTGCCGCGTGCACTCGCCCGAGCGGGAAGCGCTGTCTGGTCCCTGGGCTCTTGTTCAGGTGCAGGGCtgggggcggcggcgggggcggggggtgtTGGGAAGCAGAACTCGCCCTAGGCCAGGATCTGCCCAACCCTCGCGGCTCTTCAGTGGAACTGGACTGAAATCGTGCGGGGCTGgaaccctgcctccctcccttcgcCTTCCACTAGCCAGAGCTTCGGGACGGTCCCTAGACCCACCCTGATGGTCTCCCTCCCAAACAAGGCCAGACCCGCTCTCCTTTTCGTTTTCTGCATAAATGTAACCTGGGACCCCGGGCAATAGGCGGGCCCAGACTGTGGCCTAACAAGAATGCCTCGGGTGGGGAAAAGGAGGCAGGCCGTAGCTCTAACCGGCCCACCCCTCAGGGgcacttggggggtgggggtctcCCACCTCGCGTAGGCCACAACTCCCAAACCCTGGGTCCCCCGAGGCCTCCCGCCTGGCAGCGCTGGGTTCCCGGCGCCCACAAGAGGCCAGCGCGCCTAGACGTCACTTTCCCAGAGAAAATCTGCTTTTATTTGCTTGGAGCAAACCCCAGGCTCTCTGCGCTCCCGCCTGATGGATGCAAATGTAAAAGTGCACTTATTTAATTGGATCAGGCCCCAAGATAAAAGAGATAAACGGCTCCCCGTTTGCTAACTTATTTTCCGAGGCATGCAGCGCCGCGTGGGGGGAAGCTAATGAAGGAGCTATAGCTGCCTGCCCGTGGCTCAGCGCTCCAGCTCTCCGCGGCCGTGGCGTGACGACCGGCCGCCGTGCGCGGCCTTCGTCCCAGCGTCGCCGACCTTTGCATGCCTTGGTGGGGTTCCTCCGGGACCCTCTGTACGACCAGGCTGGGAAGGCGAGAAGGCTGAGCTCTGGCGTCCTGCTTGCAACAACCCCCACCCTCCGTGTGAGCACCACGTTCTTCACTTTGCTATTCCCTTCTTTCTCATCCAACTTCAGTGCTTGGATCAGCCTCGCTGAGCGCATTCCACGGAAGGAAgactctcctttcttcccctggggctcctcttcctccccaggtgGCGCTTTCCGAGAGATGGGGCAGGGGCCCAGAGAAGGCCAGGCTCGCCTCTCCTGCCTCCAAGCTCTAGCAGAGCCACTCTCGACACGGACGAAGCTCCGTTTCTGTTTCCATGCGGCCTTCCTTTGGAGTCGTGGCTCTCTTCCAGAACCCGCAGGGATTTCTGGATCAATTCCTCCTTTACAGATGCTGTGATACTCAATAATTTCAAGGAGTCAGGGAGCCTGGACAACCAGATATCAGGGTTAGAAAGGGTTGTCAGGCTCTTCTCTCCTCAGGGATACACCGCACCTCAGCGTCAGCTGCATCCTGAGGCGCCTTGAGGTCGCCTCCCAATTTTGGATGCCAGCCTTCTTTAAAAGTTTCTCTTTGGTTCAGAAAGGCTGGAGCGAGATGGGGGAGCTGAACACGGGAGGGAGGGATGTCAAGGAACGGGGGAAAGAAGGGTTCCCTCTAAGCGGAGTAGCCCCCAGAAGCCCGGCTTGGCTAGAGAACCGGGTCCAGAGAGGCCAGGCTGGGCAGGATGGACAGTGTGGACATGGCCCGTCCCAATTCGCTGATGGATGGGCTTGTCAGGAGAGCTCTGTGCGCCGAGCACTTACCTCGCTAAACTGAAATTACTGTCTTTTCAGGGGCTAATTTGTGTAACTCCCATGGAGGGGCCTGGAGGGGGCTTGATGAGGCATAAAATGATGATTAATGAATTTATTGGCCGCTGCTCATCAAACAAGAGCTTCAGAGCGCGCGTCCACACCCGCGGCCTGGCGGCGGCGCTCAACCCGACAAGCTAGCTCGGTTTCTGAGCCTCCGCACCCGGCAAGGTTTCTCCAAGTGGCCGACGCCGAACGCTTTGCTTAGCTCGCATCCTGGCCGCTTCCTGCGGGCAGTCCTCGTGCACGTATTTCAGGAGTAGGGGGGAATCCGGACCCGGTAGAGGGATGCAGTTTCTAGCTGGCCGCCGTCGCCCCCTGCAGGCAGACTGTTCAAGTCTGGAGACCGCCCTGGGGCCCACTGGGGAAGAAGCCAGGACACAAGGAGGTGGAGACTTCTCTATGGTGTGACTGTGGAGCCCAAGGCAGCAAGGCGCTGTGAACGTGGATGGTGGTTCAGAGACGTTACAGCTACTGGATGGGTGCTTGGGCAGCTGTGGTTCAATTGCATCTCCAGGAAGGTCCCAGTAACCGGTCTGAGTCTCCACACTCTCACTTGAAAAAGGAGCACCCTTAGGGCATGGCATCAACATAGTTAATAAGATCATGTTCTCTTAGAGACTGGGAGATGCTAGCCCAGCCTTGGGGTGAAGTCAGAGGTGGGAGATGGGGCAGGATCCTGCCAGCATAGTTGTTCCTTCTCACTTCTGGCCAATGTCATTCCTGGGAGTTTGATGGGGATTGTGGAGTGACTCTGGAAAGCAGTTAGACCCTCCAGTGgccagctgaggctgaccttgaagagCTAACAGAAGCAAAGCGGCCTTGCATCTCTGTTTCAGGGTAGTTGATGGGCTCTTCCCACACTTGACTATCCCTTTGCCTGCAGGCTCCTTGTAGAATCCATCCACACGAACCTTTTGTGGCACTTTCCTGGTCTCAGTCAAGAGCCTGCAGTCTGCATCGCTTCGAAGTTCAGCTTGGATTCTTACCTCCAGATCCAACTCCCTAACTACCTAcctcccaccccatccccacTGTCCCTTCCAAATCTCTCAATAAGACGCCCTATCTTTTCTTCCAGGACATCCTGTCTTGCTTGGAAGGGAAGGCAGGAGAGTCTTTGGTACTATTGCTTCGGGGTGTGCTTACACTAGCCTTTTTGCTAGTGCAGCTATGCTTGTCTCTTCTGTCCTTCCTCCAAGCACTATTAATTGAGCATCTATAATGGACCAAGGATGCAGTGGAAGCCAAACAAAGCCCCTGCCCTTTGGCAGCGTTCACTTTAGAGGGAAAAACAGTAGCTCAACAAATAAATGGTGATGGCTTTCCACAGTGTACTGGTGATGAGGGGCCTAGGAAAAATTAAATGGGTAACAGCTGATGAGGGAGTCTGGGAAGCCCCCAAGGAAGGTGGTATGTGAGCTGAGACCTGAAAGAGGCTAGGGAACTGGCCAAAATGCTGGGGATATTTGGAGGAAGAGAGTTCTCAGTGGAAGGAATAGCAAACGTAAATTTCCTGAAGCAGGAACAGGTTCAAGGGACACCTTTGAGGGAGACAATGAGGTCTGGGCAGAGCCAGGGACAGTGTATATAGGACTTTGTAGGTCCTGCTGATGTCTTTGGCATTTgtgatgagagaaagggaggaagtggggagggtTTTAAAGAACTAATTCATGGTTTAAAGGCATTTTGGTATGAGCTGAGCTTCTAGGAGGACAGCAGTGGGAGCTGGACTGGGTTAGACAGCAGATGGAGAAGGCTAAGGGAGGAATACCCCTCGGACCAGCGTGGCATTTAGAGGTTAAGAGAAGTGGCCAGGTTTGAAGGTTTTAAAGGTAGTGTCAACAGGCTTTGCTGATGGGCTGTGGCAgataaggaaaggagggaagtttTGGATAG carries:
- the Irx5 gene encoding iroquois-class homeodomain protein IRX-5; translation: MSYPQGYLYQPSASLALYSCPAYSTSVISGPRTDELGRSSSGSAFSPYAGSTAFTAPSPGYNSHLQYGADPAAAAAAAFSSYVGSPYDHTPGMAGSLGYHPYAAPLGSYPYGDPAYRKNATRDATATLKAWLNEHRKNPYPTKGEKIMLAIITKMTLTQVSTWFANARRRLKKENKMTWTPRNRSEDEEEEENIDLEKNDEDEPQKPEDKVDAEGPEAGGAEPKAAAGCDRLQGPPSPVGKETESSLSDSDFKEPPSEGRHDALPRPPRAGGPSPAGSAAARLAEDAAAHYPAGAPAPGPHPSAGELPPGPGGPSVIHSPPPPPPPAVLAKPKLWSLAEIATSSDKVKDGGGGSEGSPCPPCPGPVGGQALGGSRASPAPAPSGSPSAQCPFPGGTVLSRPLYYTAPFYPGYTNYGSFGHLHGHPGPGPGPTTGPGSHFNGLNQTVLNRADALAKDPKILRSQSQLDLCKDSPYELKKGMSDI